A region of Pyxidicoccus parkwaysis DNA encodes the following proteins:
- a CDS encoding outer membrane protein assembly factor BamB family protein, giving the protein MSTEPTPFTLNLPVRNAGVFGVRAQVTSTGTTVAQIQATNNNNATSQVASTPMVNVGTLASSVDVDSVDAFTNDTVQVRMTVTNTSTTDSLVNVSPRALVTQGSATLTALSGPTPASVSRLAPGTSAQFVWSYRVTGAERADYLFRAQADATRNGVALAGDLVDSARGSIVLQRVRVSPEAVAANATSQTFTYQVENRGTLPIVQVQLLRPAINYFTFGSMASPTGWTGTRSGTTGNITWDATGTGIPVNGSATFTVTYTNFASGTSLSAPTPFRHRLSLVDDFNEPPIRVEAPVTLLTGTAPEVERLTAVARDASVTLTWDNPSLHSGVLVLRAVGAAPNTPPVQGRSYAVGNTVGNATVVYTDDFSTASSFTDTTAANDSTYYYRVYNADDVRWYSAGNRPTSAALVATPKARLTNAPLWCYSVGLDARQQPVTELGVGIFSAFNNSLVANLTQVSNPSQDGAERWRPLPLTGLIGSRYPVVPLHGLPGQYILVGDQNGVAYAVNTSTGQPLWRWDNGGAPIGTIQSFPVTQLYDFANAAYQSAHPNRDLVFFATRLSNPAQNRVVALNAATGAVVWTYQPGDLGMVSGGMVVDYTNNRLFIGTKTNGGTATLRVLNTLATSTAQEVARLPVGDIDVSLVRNAVTNLIYATDSDGVVHAVNATTLQPAWDVTVATRPSPGTPAFTSFVRPQGGGFVASIAAGRVELWDTPAGGTAPAMKWSRAIASPSGTFGFNRNAVARVYVGSSDGKVHQLELTDGTDSQQVSIGGAQRIGTPTVDTTASRLHVGSEDGRICAFPVPFP; this is encoded by the coding sequence GTGAGCACGGAGCCGACCCCGTTCACGCTGAACCTGCCGGTGCGCAACGCGGGCGTCTTCGGAGTCCGCGCCCAGGTGACTTCCACCGGCACGACGGTGGCGCAGATCCAGGCCACCAATAACAACAATGCCACCTCGCAGGTGGCGAGCACGCCCATGGTGAACGTGGGCACGCTGGCCTCGTCCGTCGACGTGGACAGCGTGGATGCGTTCACGAACGACACGGTGCAGGTGCGCATGACGGTGACGAACACGTCCACCACGGACTCGCTCGTGAACGTGAGTCCTCGCGCGCTCGTCACCCAGGGCTCGGCTACCTTGACGGCGCTGTCGGGGCCCACACCGGCCAGTGTGAGCCGGCTCGCGCCCGGGACGTCCGCGCAGTTCGTCTGGAGCTACCGCGTCACCGGCGCGGAGCGCGCGGACTACCTCTTCCGGGCGCAGGCGGATGCGACGCGAAATGGCGTGGCCCTCGCGGGTGACCTCGTGGACTCGGCGCGCGGCAGCATCGTTCTGCAGCGCGTGCGCGTCAGCCCGGAGGCGGTTGCCGCCAACGCCACCAGCCAGACGTTCACGTACCAGGTGGAGAACCGCGGCACGCTGCCCATCGTCCAGGTCCAGTTGCTGCGGCCGGCAATCAACTACTTCACCTTCGGCAGCATGGCCTCGCCCACCGGGTGGACCGGAACCCGCAGTGGCACCACCGGCAACATCACCTGGGACGCCACGGGGACGGGCATTCCCGTCAACGGCTCGGCCACGTTCACCGTGACGTATACGAACTTCGCCTCCGGGACGTCGCTCAGCGCGCCCACGCCGTTCCGTCACCGGCTCAGCCTGGTGGATGACTTCAACGAGCCGCCCATCCGCGTCGAGGCGCCGGTGACGCTTCTCACGGGCACGGCTCCGGAGGTGGAGCGCCTCACGGCGGTGGCTCGCGATGCGAGCGTGACGCTGACGTGGGACAACCCCTCGCTGCACAGCGGCGTGCTGGTGCTGCGCGCGGTGGGCGCCGCGCCGAACACCCCGCCCGTGCAGGGCCGGAGCTACGCGGTGGGCAACACGGTGGGCAATGCCACCGTCGTCTACACGGACGACTTCAGCACGGCCTCCAGCTTCACGGACACCACCGCGGCCAACGACTCGACGTACTACTACCGCGTGTACAACGCGGATGACGTGCGCTGGTACTCGGCGGGCAACCGGCCCACGTCGGCGGCGCTCGTCGCCACTCCGAAGGCGCGGCTCACCAATGCGCCGCTGTGGTGCTACTCGGTGGGCCTGGATGCGCGGCAGCAGCCCGTCACCGAGCTGGGTGTGGGCATCTTCAGCGCCTTCAACAACTCCCTGGTGGCGAACCTCACGCAGGTGAGCAACCCGTCGCAGGATGGCGCGGAGCGCTGGAGGCCGCTGCCGCTGACGGGCCTCATCGGCAGCCGCTACCCCGTGGTGCCGCTGCATGGCCTGCCCGGCCAGTACATCCTGGTGGGTGACCAGAACGGCGTCGCGTATGCCGTCAACACCAGCACCGGCCAGCCGCTGTGGCGGTGGGACAATGGTGGCGCGCCCATCGGCACCATCCAGTCGTTCCCCGTCACGCAGCTCTACGACTTCGCGAACGCGGCGTACCAGTCCGCGCACCCGAACCGGGACCTGGTGTTCTTCGCCACGCGCCTGTCGAATCCGGCGCAGAACCGCGTGGTGGCGCTCAACGCCGCGACGGGCGCTGTGGTGTGGACGTACCAGCCCGGCGACCTGGGCATGGTCAGCGGCGGCATGGTGGTGGACTACACGAACAACCGCCTCTTCATCGGCACGAAGACGAACGGGGGCACGGCCACGCTGCGCGTCCTCAACACGCTGGCCACCAGCACGGCCCAGGAAGTCGCGAGGCTGCCGGTGGGCGACATCGACGTGAGCCTCGTGCGCAACGCGGTGACGAACCTCATCTACGCGACGGACAGCGACGGTGTCGTCCACGCGGTGAACGCCACCACGCTGCAGCCGGCGTGGGACGTCACCGTCGCCACGCGCCCGTCGCCGGGCACGCCCGCCTTCACCAGTTTCGTGCGCCCGCAGGGCGGCGGCTTCGTGGCCAGCATCGCCGCGGGCCGGGTGGAGCTCTGGGACACGCCGGCCGGAGGCACGGCCCCGGCGATGAAGTGGAGCAGGGCGATTGCCTCGCCGTCCGGGACATTCGGTTTCAACCGCAACGCGGTGGCGCGTGTCTACGTGGGAAGCTCGGATGGGAAGGTGCACCAGCTCGAGCTGACCGATGGAACGGATTCGCAGCAGGTCTCGATTGGCGGAGCGCAGCGCATCGGGACGCCGACGGTGGACACCACCGCGAGCCGCTTGCATGTGGGCTCGGAAGATGGCCGCATCTGCGCTTTCCCGGTACCCTTTCCGTGA